A window of Cheilinus undulatus linkage group 23, ASM1832078v1, whole genome shotgun sequence genomic DNA:
AAGGAAACCTGTTAGCATATTACCAGCAACAGAGACTAAAACTGGGCCTTGATAGAGGACAAAGTGGGTTTGAGACTTACTGACTGCATGTTCTGAAACTGTTCAGATGCCAGAGTTCGTCTTGTTGGTGGTGTAGAAAATGTCTGTCCCAGAGGGGGGGTGGAGGTGCAAGACGCCTCTCCACTACAGGGTGACTGCTTTCCTGATTCAGTCACTGGCATCTACAGAACAACATGTTTAAGTTTCATCACACGTAGTTCCATGAAACTTCAAACTGATGTTAACCCACCTTTGTCCCGTCGGCAGAGACGGACGACTCCCTGCGGTACAGCGGTGGAGAAGCAAACTTTGTTCTTTCAGTGAACTGTGAAGGCTCCTGCAAAAGAGGGCAATTGTAAACCACTTAAATATTGAGGGggttaggccggccacacactagacgatttttaaatctgaaacgattttaaaaccgtgagagaccacagacttcagggcaatttccaaagattttcatctttaaccctctgaacgcacacaccaggctactcagccagactgtcagatcactggagaccacacacctgccgacctgcctacgaccttgcgtgatcaggaaaaaaaagacaaaacatggatgtctgtcgataccgtcttgctgtctctccacaacaggctgtcctgttGTGTGTtgcaggtgcagcaacaatcataaaacagtgGAAAGACTCAGGACAAAATCCTGGCtagaattaaggtacagttgtgttcatGGCTGTGAGTGGTAAAAGTACGCATGATTcttctggtgacgctacccgctgtgctcgctctcattggttgttgtgggtactccgtcagtggcactacgacctagtcaaacatgtttgatatttatgattcagggtctgggaggctacgatgcgatttggagcagtaaatgaattgtgttgacaccacacacatgcagactactcagacaaataattgtttgcGACGAGACTCAAgtcggtatacgcccccacaatcATTGAGGGAGTCAAATCTTGGctaaaatcgggcttaaaatcctgtgtgtgtggccggccttaaaCATATCTTTAAATGTCTGAGGCTGAAGCTTACATGAGGTAGATCGTTTGTTGAGGAAAGTTCCAGATCACACGTCTCCAGGCACTGATCTCCATTTGTTAGACTGGATTTACGCTCCAGGAGCCTGGTAGGCAGTGGAGTGGACTGagtggaggatgaggatgaggtGATGACAAGTCCAAGTGATTTGGATAAACCTAACATAAAAAGGTACTGACTTAACAGATAGGGCAGCTTACATGCATCGCTTTGGGCAGAACATCAACTGGGCTTCTCAAGTTGGTTTGGGCTGGTTGGTTCAGAGacagaaacaagacaaaaatcAATCAAGGTATATTAATCACATTTGAATGTACTGAAGTTATTGCTGAAGTACAATTTCTGTCCAGATAAAGTACATTGGCAAAAAAGTCCCTTCTCCAATTCAATTCAGCCAAAAGCTTATGAAGCAATACACCAATGAATACACCATTacaagaaaaatgtcatttttgtgaTTCTGACCCATGTCATACTGACCCTTTGTGATCAGATTTTAGAGTactaaaatttgtgtttggtagatattttttatgttgtaacaatgcttcttggcaatacatttatactgttggaaagcctgtttattcctctgttaaatggtgccacatttgtaaggaaagtgcatttgtgggatgagcagcattgcagagtatgtgggttgtgcctatgaaaaatctgccaaatctCAGCCATCTCGTGTCTCATAAGGCTGCAAGTAGGCCTGTCATGACTGCCCATCACTGTCAGGCCTGTTTGTGCTGCTGTCAGCAACATGTGCCCTGAACATGTAGAGGAATTTCATGTTCggcaatgagtccagattctgcctatgaAAGTTAGATCCTAGGGTCAAAGTGTAGAGAAGACACagagaacgctatgctgatGGTTGCACTGaaagagtaacatcttttggtggaggctgtgtgatggtgtggggcaaCATCaccctcactggaaaaatgaggcttGTAATCATTGGAGGAGGCAATGTCAATGgagagagatatcaagatgagattggGCAAcgagtggcaatcccatatctccaccgCCTGGGATTGAACtttgtcctccaagatgacaacgctcgcccCTACAGAGCAGGGTTTTTCAGAGACTACccccagaatttgggagtggggAGGATGGAATGGcttgccagcagtcctgacctcaaccctactgaacagttgtgggatcagcttggacGTGCCGTTCATGCCGGAGTGACCAACACATCCACATGGGCTGACTTGTGacatgctggttgaagaatgggatgtcatccCACAGTAGTGTgagaccaggctggtgaccagtggcaccatttaaaagggaaataaacaggctttccaacgatataagatttattaccaagaagcattgttacaacaaagaaataatcaaccaaacacaaatttccttacttagGCTTGGCTTGcaataataaatacaaacatttacTAATGAAGGTCATTGACATGGCTTAAACCTCCAAAACAAGACTGGACTCTAACTGTGTCTCAATAAAGAAGCTTGCAAACTATTTAAATTTAcccagaggagagggagatcCTGATGTGCGTCTCTTCAGCCTAGGATGGCTTTTAGTTGGAGAGCTCTCACCATCCAACAGAGAGTCCTTAATACAAAGTATAATTTTTAAACCTTCAATTCAAACACTGCTGATGATCACTCAAACTAAAGCTCAGATTAACAGGGTGGTTATTAAAACAGCTTAACTTGACCTGCATGAAGCTGAAGGAGCCGTGGATCTTGGTCATGAGGTCTTCCAGCTGCTGCTTCCTCAGGACAGGGTCTTTGGGTAAGGCCGACTGAGAGTTGAAGACCTCAACGGGCATGTCCATGTGGACAGCCTGCTGGGGATCACAAGAGGAGAGATAGTCATGCATTTACATTGAAGAGTTCAGTTTCCACACTTTGGCTTCATACTCACCGACTTTTGTTGATCTCCTTTGgccctcctctctttcctctggGGAGAATATCATCAATTTAAAATTACTGAACAATAAAATCATCAACAACCACACAACACTCATCAATTTAACTATTAGACATGAAATTCGAGGTATTCAGCAGTCCTCAAGTACCaaatagtttttaaatgcacaaaagtATCATTTCCAACATTAGCATCgtgaataaaagaaaagcagcaaCTCCCATGTTGTGCAAGgttaaatcactgtttttggCAATGATGTATGGTAGCTCTTTTTGGTCTCCAACCTGTCTGCTAAACCTACAATGCAACAGTCACTCCTCACCAGTTTGCAGTCAGCAGATTGTTTCTTGGACGTGATGGGGATTTTGGGAATGAAAGCGGCAGCTCCTCTCCACGGTTTGATGACTGCACCTTGAGGTGAAGTGGCTCCGTCAGAGAACTCCATGTCCCAGCAGTCCGGAGGCTCACGCTCCCTCATGGACTGGAAGTCATCCTTCCAGTTCTGAGCATGTGGAGGAGCCTCAGTGTCTGTCAGGTAGAGTCTGTTGAAAAACTGTCATATCACCAACAGAGCATCAGTGGATCCTGGAGCATGCTTATAGCCTCAGATAGTAAAGAATTAAGGACTTCAAAGCCTGCATACACAGACATCTTACCTCTTTCTTTGAAACTTCATTTGGTTTGGACTTTGCTGAGGATGAacacaggaaaaataaagacattatgTACAGAAGCAAACATGAGTACAATAActtaaaacaaatataaatgaGGGTTTTGCGAGTCATCTTGATGCTCTTACTGCTGTGTGTGGTTGAGCTCAGCGGCGTCTCTGCAGACATgttgggtggaggaggaagaCAGCTAAAGTATTTGCAGTTCAACAGTCTGGTCAGCTCTATTTTCAGCAGCTTAACTGCAAAGACAAATTTTGATTTAGATGCAAATTGTTATTTGACAACCTCATTTCACACCTGAATGCCTCACCGATGCAAATTTCTTGAACTACAGTCTTCTTAAAAACGCTTACATTCCTTTTTGTAATAAATGTTAGCTTAAATAAagtcacttttaaaaaagagcaGCTTCATTAAAAGAGAGCTTTATATTTAATGCATGAATATGGTGATACATTTAAGAGATAGAATGTCAATCCATCACCAGAGGGGCTCTAAATCAAAAGTGCAGTAGCAGGGAAATAATGTTGTGATTCCCCACTATTCCAGCCccatcaaataaataaaaaacatatccaAATGGAGTATCATTTAGGTGAACAAGGGGAGCTTAGACAACAGAACGGACAGCTGATGTCAAAGAATTGTTGTGCACCACATgcaagcagcacaaaacatggaGATACATTAACAGAATGGCAGCATGTGCTTCCATATGTCAGTCTTTAAAGCAACATccaattttaaaattcagtcaaaATAAGCCattaatatcagcctacatccgctgtaaatatcagcctacatccgctgtaaatatcagcctacatccgctgtaaatatcagcctatatctgctgtaaatatcagcctacatctacaataaatatcagcctgtatttgctgtaaaaatgggcCTTTATGGGCTGAGATCAGCCTAAAtccactgtaaatatcagcatacaCCATCAGCCTataactacagtaaatgtcagcctatatcagctgtaaatatcagcctatatctacaaGAAAAACATGGCCTTcatgggctgtaaatatcagcttaaatCTACAGTaagtattggcctatattgcaaattttacatctactgtaaatactggcccTTATTGGCTTTGCGGCTATAAAGATCCAGCAATATCAGCAGTAGATATTGGCAAGTAAATAGGAGtctttatttgctttaaataaatGCCTATGATGGTTGGTAACATGGGcatttattggttgtaaatattggcctataactgCTGTTAATAGCAGTCTCTCTCTTGAAAGTGCATTTCAaagattttagtttttgtttaaaatacatgtaaacattGGTATAAATATCAGTTAAAATTAAACTGGATATATTGGTATATCTGCAAAACTTCAATGTTTTGCATCTTAAAAATGAAGGATTCTTCTAGCTTTGAAAACTGCTTAAAATATGAGGTAATCCAAATACTGaactaaaagataaaacatgaaaaataccACATACAGACAAAGAAGAGCAACAATTGTTTTATCAGTCTTAGTCTGCAGATTCAGATGTCTGTTTATAAACTCACATGTGGAGCCAGCCACTGGTTTGTCACTCCCTTCCAGAAGATCCATGTATGCTATAGCTGCTCGCTCCATCTGCTCCTCCAAACTACATCACAGAGAAGACAGAAAAGGTTTCTTCAAGGTTGTAGAATCATGTAAAGCCATTAAAAATTGCAGGTTTACAATCAAAATGGGATATAAGGCACTATAATGACACCTACCTCAGCCTGTTGTCCCTCTGGACACCCAGCAGTGTGGCGAGCTGACTCAGGCTATGCAGCTGCTGGGCAGAGACGTGAGGTGCCTGGTTGTGTCCGGACAGAAGGTCTCTCCTCACATGCTCCTGCTGCAGGCCATGAAGTAGGTGCTGCACTTGTAGTACAGTGCTCAGACGTCTTTGCTCTGCCTCCATCTTGGCTAACTGCTCCTTCTTCCCTGCCTTCTTCTGAGCTCTCAGCAACTGCAACAGAACCAGTTAAAAACAATTCATTTGAGCCTGTTAAACTCTGCTTAATGTTCATGCACACATCTAAAGTTGTAGGAGtctaaaagctttttttatgtAGCAcgaaaaatattgaaaaactGAGGATCTCTTATTTCCTTTCCCCTTTATGAAAAGGGTTTTGCCTTTGAATAAATGCAACATTCTCACTATTGCAAGAAAACCTCCCTCCTTTCAGTAAAATTTAGATACAATTGCTTTCTCCGAAGGATTGGACAGGAAATTCAAAGTTACAATCATGTCAATGTTATTTTGATCCCACTGCCTCATAAAGTCCCTGTTCTTTAAACCCCATATATTAAATTAGACAGATGTGTAGAGGAAGAATAATCCATCATTAACTGTCAACCAACACCTGCACACTGTCTTAattgcaaaaacatttgcatCTGCTGTGAATATGGGCCTGTACCGGCTGTAAATAGAGTCCTGAATCGGCTGTTCATATCCGTCtatatatcggctgtaaatatgggccaaTATGGCCATTAATATGGGCCTGTATCGGCTGTAGATGTGGTCCTGTATGGGCTGTAAATGCGGGCAtgtatcggctgtaaatacGGGCCTGTATCGGCTGTGAATACCTGCCTGTATCGGCTATAAATACAGGCCTGTATCGACTGTGAATATAGG
This region includes:
- the caprin2 gene encoding caprin-2 isoform X3, whose amino-acid sequence is MVQLSPSPPLDVDPPSERSEEGDDVKDGPVMAGSPKLGSPCGTNTLEVSTTYHDYDNYIEDGLICLKHKVRNLEKKKLKLEDYKKRLSHGEVLNKDQMVAVEKYEELQHNLTFARELQKTLDSLTQNLLRAQKKAGKKEQLAKMEAEQRRLSTVLQVQHLLHGLQQEHVRRDLLSGHNQAPHVSAQQLHSLSQLATLLGVQRDNRLSLEEQMERAAIAYMDLLEGSDKPVAGSTFKLLKIELTRLLNCKYFSCLPPPPNMSAETPLSSTTHSTKSKPNEVSKKEFFNRLYLTDTEAPPHAQNWKDDFQSMREREPPDCWDMEFSDGATSPQGAVIKPWRGAAAFIPKIPITSKKQSADCKLRKERRAKGDQQKSQAVHMDMPVEVFNSQSALPKDPVLRKQQLEDLMTKIHGSFSFMQDSLLDGESSPTKSHPRLKRRTSGSPSPLAQTNLRSPVDVLPKAMHSTPLPTRLLERKSSLTNGDQCLETCDLELSSTNDLPHEPSQFTERTKFASPPLYRRESSVSADGTKMPVTESGKQSPCSGEASCTSTPPLGQTFSTPPTRRTLASEQFQNMQSVFKVSSSLPQNGDYKPDSAAFDETRYTTASTQTPPEFAPSEDDPQPVYPSDYTVNSGGQIFLSPGQSSGSVGRSGQSYYNRGSVRGGSYIPQTHFRDSGPLLYAARDPGYQHGYRRGGGRHNSSAAWSDSSQVSSPDREGAFTIVDSGHGDSLSVSTVEVPLTPHGHHHPTLLPLQLYPLTQPLRIAFTASRTANFAPGNLDQPIVFDQLHSNLGDMYDTHIGRFTCPVNGTYVFIFHILKLAINVPLYINLMRNEEVMVSAYANDGAPDHETASNHAILPLFQGDQVWLRLHRGAIYGSTWKYSTFSGFLLYQD